One Nicotiana tabacum cultivar K326 chromosome 23, ASM71507v2, whole genome shotgun sequence genomic window, ctttttttcctttttcttttgggaGAGGAATACAACGTTtattgttcattgttttgttgACAATAATCCATCACTATACCAAAGCAGTCTTTTACGGCTTTTAGGTCTTACTTTGAGGAAAGTGCAATCTTTAACAATAGATAATTTACCAAGAAAAAGTCCACATTAGAACACTTAGCTTTATTTATCTTAAATTGGTCATATCAACTCACTTTTATTTTAGTGAAAATATCTTGTTATGTTTCCTAAATAATTacattttgtgagttttttccaAGAACCGATAAAATTCTGTTTTAGAAACTTGATCCGTATTGCGTATATTGAAGCAAAATGGCAAGGTGTTGAATACATTATCATGTTTTTTAGTAATATAATGTTCGGATTCACTAACTTATTAATTTTCATTAATACATGGAACGAGTATCTTCTCCCACTAAAATTTACGAAGAATAAGGTAGTAAAATATGTATATGTCAAGATGTTGTTGGCAATATATATTACCTAACTCTATATTTCATAAGCTCAAGGGCTAATTAACATCGACTGGTAACTTTTTTTTGTTGCCTCAATGattacatatatatacattttcTTGGCTCGTAACAGGCATAAACCCCACATATAATGATCAATCTTTGGCGTTTTCTTCACTTATAACATTAGGTTAGAGAAAGaattgttagtcccgccaatattgttatatttgtaaataataattctggtaaatataagttatcgtaatgaaacagtaattaattcgagctcactgaattcaccgtgtttccttaaggaatttaatcccctcctagtacccaaagttatggattatttcctcccaggatagaacgaatcacaaaGTTGAGCGTTAGGTGTGTTTTTCTTCAACAGCTGAAgcacatatttatagcagtcagctttgctattgcagctggtggtcacaaatgcggataatcttatgttaatatttactattacaaatccgaagccgaagccgagccgagcgacgaggacggcgcgaggcttgctttcttcttaactctttaagagctacaagaagagcaattatatatatacccaccaaaatttttttcctcttccaatatgggacaatgtctcattgtcaataggggaaaacttaaaattttactcaaaaatttcattttccctccatttcccattcaccctcattttaagactattttatcttaaataacaaaaacctcaacaataATAAAGATTTGTCTAATTATAACTTTGAGTATAATCCATTAATTCAAAGTGATTAATTCAAATTCTATTCTACGCATCTATACCATCCGTTTGTAACTAACAGAACTTTAGGAGTGAAACACACTAAGAAACATAAGATCGGATAAAAACACTTATACGCACTTGATATTAGCAATAAGAAAATTAGCTTGGCATAAACACCGACTTGATATAGGTAATAAGTACTTTACAGAATATCTATCGATCTTGAACACAAAAATTTCCCCATTagttaataatataataataagtaaatatttttcaCAACCTTGAACCTAACTATAAGCTAGCACTCTCTTTGGTATCCTTTGTTGGTTTAATGTATAAACATATACAGCTATACATGATTTACTCAAATTAGACGATAAATAATATGTAAGTATCATTAGCCGCTTCAATATACATAAAAATTAAAagggataaataaataaaaaggcaTGCATATATGGGGCCATGCAATATACATAAGATAAGTTAGACAACGTACAAAATCACTAAACAACATTTCATATACCTAATTAAACACACTATAATCAAAATGAAATACTCAAAAACATCACAGATATActatcatttttcctttttctgttctttaatttccatatcttttttcttccttttaatttcttctatttcttttcttcatatCCTAAGTAGAAAAATACTAAGTTCAGGACCTCCATTACCATCTGGATTCATCATATAAAAAGCTTCTGAGTCACGACTACCCACAACTCGTTCAAATTTAGCTCTCATATACAGCAACTCACCTTCCGCCGCACTAATTTTCCGGCCGTCGTCCACCACCGGAATCACTCCGGCACCGACGGACACGCTCTGCACGGTACCAAGCACGTGCCAATCCGAATCAGTACACGCGCGTGAAAGCGCGTGCCCACACTTCCTCCCGTTACAGTACATAGTCCACATGGGCTCCTGAAAAAGTTCCACGCGCCGCCGCCTTCCACCTCCCCGCGCCGCCGTTTGCGGAGGCACCACCATTTTCTCGCATTCTAACGCTATCCTCACGAGCCCAGATGACATCTCCTTCACTAAAGACGACGTGGAAATTGCGAGCTCGATTAAGAGTACCGGTTCTGATTTCGGATCGTCTTGAACGGCGAAGCTGACGTGTCCTCTCCG contains:
- the LOC107781305 gene encoding protein MIZU-KUSSEI 1-like, encoding MRQQPPFGALSRTSSCKNSKKIIPSTYPRSTSINHDPNESFSDKSLVPKNGSSTSSTNINRITKTRIGVSALIKSLISIISFPTILPACKWLNLPTQFSITPSLGRKVTGTLFGHRRGHVSFAVQDDPKSEPVLLIELAISTSSLVKEMSSGLVRIALECEKMVVPPQTAARGGGRRRRVELFQEPMWTMYCNGRKCGHALSRACTDSDWHVLGTVQSVSVGAGVIPVVDDGRKISAAEGELLYMRAKFERVVGSRDSEAFYMMNPDGNGGPELSIFLLRI